A part of Papaver somniferum cultivar HN1 unplaced genomic scaffold, ASM357369v1 unplaced-scaffold_25, whole genome shotgun sequence genomic DNA contains:
- the LOC113341147 gene encoding sugar transport protein MST8-like isoform X2, with the protein MRHKYGSTLITPPPTESPSAESKMRMNIEKSDKMSLIFLTACFIGITSAFLIGYMLGIIGGVIFGTGYGNHFLPETYNRSVAVYGALIPFIPASLYFSGIIAILARRKPEFSRLDTRRHMILSGALMSMGSAFTALATTGLIPIMCVLGPTLYAYGFGLIHQGAQAYMSEMGFAHRDYLPSLNIAFKLTIAIGIFVANLVNWSTNSITDGWGWRLSIGIAAIPAAITSIGSFLLPDTPMSMIKLGKFDDAKQLLQRLHGTDDGVHALFKDLLGANEASKSAKGFEKQILSQTHNRPFRLMAIAIPLFQQLTGMNVIVFYAPYLFQAVGFRTSEALTYTAVIGGVNVAATIIHIISVRQGCRRFFLIAGGVQLFVGQIMLGILIRIKLGNSDAYDYLIIATSCICVSGFAWSWGPLGWIFLSSDDDLLLLYPLEVRSCSQNLASNVHWMLSSFVTLVFPPIVCLFKFYVLYVFAFFGVIITFHAYYFMPNTNRMLVEEDVSKIWKQHWFWRRYFVDLNNDVEEDVSEVWKQHWFWRRYFVDLDNDLIV; encoded by the exons ATGAGACATAAATATGGTAGTACTCTTATTACTCCTCCTCCTACAGAATCACCCTCGGCTGAGTCAAAAATgagaatgaatattgagaaatcCGACAAGATGTCTTTGATCTTCCTCACTGCTTGTTTTATTGGTATTACTTCTGCTTTCCTGATCGGGTATATGCTCGGTATCATAG GAGGGGTTATATTTGGGACAGGATATGGGAACCACTTCTTGCCAGAAACTTACAACCGTTCCGTGGCCGTTTATGGCGCTCTCATCCCTTTTATTCCTGCAAGTCTCTACTTCAGTGGTATCATTGCGATATTAGCGAGAAGAAAACCTGAATTCAGTAGACTAGATACGAGAAGACATATGATCTTGTCCGGAGCGCTTATGTCCATGGGTTCAGCGTTCACTGCTCTCGCCACCACCGGACTCATCCCTATTATGTGTGTTCTAGGTCCGACTCTGTATGCTTACGGTTTTGGCTTAATACATCAG GGTGCTCAAGCGTATATGTCTGAGATGGGTTTCGCCCATAGAGACTACCTACCTTCCCTGAATATTGCTTTTAAATTGACGATTGCGATCGGCATCTTTGTGGCCAATCTTGTGAACTGGAGCACCAACAGTATCACAGATGGGTGGGGCTGGAGACTTAGCATAGGCATTGCTGCAATTCCTGCTGCTATCACCTCCATTGGATCTTTCTTGCTCCCAGACACTCCAATGTCCATGATTAAGTTAGGTAAGTTTGATGACGCCAAACAGTTGCTCCAACGCCTCCATGGCACCGACGACGGGGTTCATGCACTGTTCAAAGATTTATTAGGCGCCAACGAAGCATCAAAGTCAGCGAAAGGATTTGAGAAGCAAATTTTGTCTCAAACACATAACAGGCCCTTCCGTTTGATGGCAATAGCTATCCCCTTGTTCCAGCAGCTCACAGGAATGAATGTAATAGTTTTCTATGCTCCTTACCTTTTTCAAGCTGTAGGATTTCGAACTAGTGAAGCTCTAACGTATACTGCCGTCATTGGAGGGGTCAATGTTGCTGCAACTATCATTCATATAATCTCGGTCCGTCAAGGTTGCAGAAGGTTTTTCCTCATAGCTGGAGGAGTTCAATTATTTGTTGGTCAG ATCATGTTGGGGATTCTGATACGGATCAAATTAGGAAATTCCGATGCGTATGACTACTTAATTATAGCCACCAGCTGCATTTGTGTCTCAGGATTTGCCTGGTCATGGGGTCCATTAGGCTGGATATTTCTCTCTAGTGATGATGATCTGCTACTACTATACCCCTTGGAGGTTCGTTCATGCAGCCAGAATTTGGCTTCAAACGTGCATTGGATGCTTTCCTCTTTCGTCACTCTTGTATTCCCCCCCATAGTCTGCCTATTCAAGTTTTATGTTTTATACGTGTTCGCTTTCTTTGGGGTGATTATAACTTTTCATGCCTACTATTTCATGCCTAACACAAACCGAATGCTGGTCGAAGAAGATGTCTCTAAAATATGGAAGCAACACTGGTTCTGGAGAAGGTACTTCGTTGACCTTAACAACGATGTCGAAGAAGATGTCTCTGAAGTATGGAAGCAACATTGGTTCTGGAGAAGGTACTTTGTTGACCTCGACAATGATCTGATAGTTTGA
- the LOC113341147 gene encoding sugar transport protein MST8-like isoform X1, with protein MRHKYGSTLITPPPTESPSAESKMRMNIEKSDKMSLIFLTACFIGITSAFLIGYMLGIIGGVIFGTGYGNHFLPETYNRSVAVYGALIPFIPASLYFSGIIAILARRKPEFSRLDTRRHMILSGALMSMGSAFTALATTGLIPIMCVLGPTLYAYGFGLIHQGAQAYMSEMGFAHRDYLPSLNIAFKLTIAIGIFVANLVNWSTNSITDGWGWRLSIGIAAIPAAITSIGSFLLPDTPMSMIKLGKFDDAKQLLQRLHGTDDGVHALFKDLLGANEASKSAKGFEKQILSQTHNRPFRLMAIAIPLFQQLTGMNVIVFYAPYLFQAVGFRTSEALTYTAVIGGVNVAATIIHIISVRQGCRRFFLIAGGVQLFVGQVMIMLGILIRIKLGNSDAYDYLIIATSCICVSGFAWSWGPLGWIFLSSDDDLLLLYPLEVRSCSQNLASNVHWMLSSFVTLVFPPIVCLFKFYVLYVFAFFGVIITFHAYYFMPNTNRMLVEEDVSKIWKQHWFWRRYFVDLNNDVEEDVSEVWKQHWFWRRYFVDLDNDLIV; from the exons ATGAGACATAAATATGGTAGTACTCTTATTACTCCTCCTCCTACAGAATCACCCTCGGCTGAGTCAAAAATgagaatgaatattgagaaatcCGACAAGATGTCTTTGATCTTCCTCACTGCTTGTTTTATTGGTATTACTTCTGCTTTCCTGATCGGGTATATGCTCGGTATCATAG GAGGGGTTATATTTGGGACAGGATATGGGAACCACTTCTTGCCAGAAACTTACAACCGTTCCGTGGCCGTTTATGGCGCTCTCATCCCTTTTATTCCTGCAAGTCTCTACTTCAGTGGTATCATTGCGATATTAGCGAGAAGAAAACCTGAATTCAGTAGACTAGATACGAGAAGACATATGATCTTGTCCGGAGCGCTTATGTCCATGGGTTCAGCGTTCACTGCTCTCGCCACCACCGGACTCATCCCTATTATGTGTGTTCTAGGTCCGACTCTGTATGCTTACGGTTTTGGCTTAATACATCAG GGTGCTCAAGCGTATATGTCTGAGATGGGTTTCGCCCATAGAGACTACCTACCTTCCCTGAATATTGCTTTTAAATTGACGATTGCGATCGGCATCTTTGTGGCCAATCTTGTGAACTGGAGCACCAACAGTATCACAGATGGGTGGGGCTGGAGACTTAGCATAGGCATTGCTGCAATTCCTGCTGCTATCACCTCCATTGGATCTTTCTTGCTCCCAGACACTCCAATGTCCATGATTAAGTTAGGTAAGTTTGATGACGCCAAACAGTTGCTCCAACGCCTCCATGGCACCGACGACGGGGTTCATGCACTGTTCAAAGATTTATTAGGCGCCAACGAAGCATCAAAGTCAGCGAAAGGATTTGAGAAGCAAATTTTGTCTCAAACACATAACAGGCCCTTCCGTTTGATGGCAATAGCTATCCCCTTGTTCCAGCAGCTCACAGGAATGAATGTAATAGTTTTCTATGCTCCTTACCTTTTTCAAGCTGTAGGATTTCGAACTAGTGAAGCTCTAACGTATACTGCCGTCATTGGAGGGGTCAATGTTGCTGCAACTATCATTCATATAATCTCGGTCCGTCAAGGTTGCAGAAGGTTTTTCCTCATAGCTGGAGGAGTTCAATTATTTGTTGGTCAGGTAATG ATCATGTTGGGGATTCTGATACGGATCAAATTAGGAAATTCCGATGCGTATGACTACTTAATTATAGCCACCAGCTGCATTTGTGTCTCAGGATTTGCCTGGTCATGGGGTCCATTAGGCTGGATATTTCTCTCTAGTGATGATGATCTGCTACTACTATACCCCTTGGAGGTTCGTTCATGCAGCCAGAATTTGGCTTCAAACGTGCATTGGATGCTTTCCTCTTTCGTCACTCTTGTATTCCCCCCCATAGTCTGCCTATTCAAGTTTTATGTTTTATACGTGTTCGCTTTCTTTGGGGTGATTATAACTTTTCATGCCTACTATTTCATGCCTAACACAAACCGAATGCTGGTCGAAGAAGATGTCTCTAAAATATGGAAGCAACACTGGTTCTGGAGAAGGTACTTCGTTGACCTTAACAACGATGTCGAAGAAGATGTCTCTGAAGTATGGAAGCAACATTGGTTCTGGAGAAGGTACTTTGTTGACCTCGACAATGATCTGATAGTTTGA
- the LOC113341147 gene encoding sugar transport protein MST8-like isoform X3 → MRMNIEKSDKMSLIFLTACFIGITSAFLIGYMLGIIGGVIFGTGYGNHFLPETYNRSVAVYGALIPFIPASLYFSGIIAILARRKPEFSRLDTRRHMILSGALMSMGSAFTALATTGLIPIMCVLGPTLYAYGFGLIHQGAQAYMSEMGFAHRDYLPSLNIAFKLTIAIGIFVANLVNWSTNSITDGWGWRLSIGIAAIPAAITSIGSFLLPDTPMSMIKLGKFDDAKQLLQRLHGTDDGVHALFKDLLGANEASKSAKGFEKQILSQTHNRPFRLMAIAIPLFQQLTGMNVIVFYAPYLFQAVGFRTSEALTYTAVIGGVNVAATIIHIISVRQGCRRFFLIAGGVQLFVGQVMIMLGILIRIKLGNSDAYDYLIIATSCICVSGFAWSWGPLGWIFLSSDDDLLLLYPLEVRSCSQNLASNVHWMLSSFVTLVFPPIVCLFKFYVLYVFAFFGVIITFHAYYFMPNTNRMLVEEDVSKIWKQHWFWRRYFVDLNNDVEEDVSEVWKQHWFWRRYFVDLDNDLIV, encoded by the exons ATgagaatgaatattgagaaatcCGACAAGATGTCTTTGATCTTCCTCACTGCTTGTTTTATTGGTATTACTTCTGCTTTCCTGATCGGGTATATGCTCGGTATCATAG GAGGGGTTATATTTGGGACAGGATATGGGAACCACTTCTTGCCAGAAACTTACAACCGTTCCGTGGCCGTTTATGGCGCTCTCATCCCTTTTATTCCTGCAAGTCTCTACTTCAGTGGTATCATTGCGATATTAGCGAGAAGAAAACCTGAATTCAGTAGACTAGATACGAGAAGACATATGATCTTGTCCGGAGCGCTTATGTCCATGGGTTCAGCGTTCACTGCTCTCGCCACCACCGGACTCATCCCTATTATGTGTGTTCTAGGTCCGACTCTGTATGCTTACGGTTTTGGCTTAATACATCAG GGTGCTCAAGCGTATATGTCTGAGATGGGTTTCGCCCATAGAGACTACCTACCTTCCCTGAATATTGCTTTTAAATTGACGATTGCGATCGGCATCTTTGTGGCCAATCTTGTGAACTGGAGCACCAACAGTATCACAGATGGGTGGGGCTGGAGACTTAGCATAGGCATTGCTGCAATTCCTGCTGCTATCACCTCCATTGGATCTTTCTTGCTCCCAGACACTCCAATGTCCATGATTAAGTTAGGTAAGTTTGATGACGCCAAACAGTTGCTCCAACGCCTCCATGGCACCGACGACGGGGTTCATGCACTGTTCAAAGATTTATTAGGCGCCAACGAAGCATCAAAGTCAGCGAAAGGATTTGAGAAGCAAATTTTGTCTCAAACACATAACAGGCCCTTCCGTTTGATGGCAATAGCTATCCCCTTGTTCCAGCAGCTCACAGGAATGAATGTAATAGTTTTCTATGCTCCTTACCTTTTTCAAGCTGTAGGATTTCGAACTAGTGAAGCTCTAACGTATACTGCCGTCATTGGAGGGGTCAATGTTGCTGCAACTATCATTCATATAATCTCGGTCCGTCAAGGTTGCAGAAGGTTTTTCCTCATAGCTGGAGGAGTTCAATTATTTGTTGGTCAGGTAATG ATCATGTTGGGGATTCTGATACGGATCAAATTAGGAAATTCCGATGCGTATGACTACTTAATTATAGCCACCAGCTGCATTTGTGTCTCAGGATTTGCCTGGTCATGGGGTCCATTAGGCTGGATATTTCTCTCTAGTGATGATGATCTGCTACTACTATACCCCTTGGAGGTTCGTTCATGCAGCCAGAATTTGGCTTCAAACGTGCATTGGATGCTTTCCTCTTTCGTCACTCTTGTATTCCCCCCCATAGTCTGCCTATTCAAGTTTTATGTTTTATACGTGTTCGCTTTCTTTGGGGTGATTATAACTTTTCATGCCTACTATTTCATGCCTAACACAAACCGAATGCTGGTCGAAGAAGATGTCTCTAAAATATGGAAGCAACACTGGTTCTGGAGAAGGTACTTCGTTGACCTTAACAACGATGTCGAAGAAGATGTCTCTGAAGTATGGAAGCAACATTGGTTCTGGAGAAGGTACTTTGTTGACCTCGACAATGATCTGATAGTTTGA